ctcgccccgGGATCGGTCTCCCCGCCGGGTCTCGCCGGCCGGGCCGGGGCTCGCCCGGCATCGGGCCCCCCGGGATCGGGTTTGCCGGCATCGGGGCTcgccgggatcgggtctcgccggcgctCGGGGCTCCccccgggatcgggtctcgccggcccCCGGGTCTCGCCCCGGCCCCCGGGGCTCGCCCCggggatcgggtctcgcccggggccccggggcccggggCCGGGGCTCGCCCGGCCCGGGTCCcgccggggccccggggctcgccccgggatcgggtctcgcccggggccccgggtctcgccccggggccccggggctcgCCGGGCCGGGGCCCCCGCCGGGTCtcgccccggggccccgggtttGCCCGGGGCCCCGGGTTTGCCGGGATCGCGCTCGCCGGCCCCCGGGGCTCGCCGGGGGGCCCCGGGGCTCCCCCGGCATCGGGTCCGCCGGGATCGGGTCTCCCCGGGGCCGGGGCCCCCCGGCTCccgcccggggccccgggggccccgCCGGCCCGGGTTTGCCCggggatcgggtctcgcccggccCGGGTCTGCCGGCATCGGGTTTGCCCCGGCCGGGTCTCGCCCGGGCCGGGCCCCCCGGGTCCCGCCGGCATCGGGTCCGCCCACCCCCGGGGCCGGGTTTGCCGGGGGCCGGGTCGCCGGGATCGGGGCTCGCCCCCGGGTTtgcccggcatcgggtctcgggggcatcgggtctcgccgggatCGGGTCTCCCCCCGCATCGGTCGCCCGGCCCGGGtccgccggcatcgggtctcgcccgggatcgggtccgcccggcatcgggtctcgcccccCGGGTTCCCCTCGGCCCCGCCCTCGCATCGggtcccccccggggcccccggggccGGGTCTCGCCCGGGATCGGGGCTCGCCCCCGGGGCCGGGCCCGGGGCTCGCCCCcggcccccggggggccccccgcCGGGCATCGGGGCtcgccccggggccccggggctcgCCACGGGCCCGGGGCTCGGCATTTTGCCCCGGGGCCGGGTCTCGCCGGGATCCGGGCCCGGCGCCGGGCCCCGCCCCGGCCCCCGGGTCTCGCCCGGCCCGGGTCtcgcccggcatcgggtctGCCCGCATCGGGTCCGCCGGCCCGGGTCTCGCCCCGGGGCCGGGTCTCGCCCCGGGGCCGGGCCCGGGGCTcgcccgggatcgggtctcgccccggggccccggggcgcCGCCCGGGATCGGGTCCGCCGGGCCCGGGGCTCGCCCCGGGCCCCCGGGGTCGGGTTTGCGGGATCGGTTTGCCGCCGGGCCCCCCGGGGCGCCCGGGGCCCCCGGGTCtcgccccggggccccgggtcgccccggggccccggggctcgCCCGGGCCCGGGGCTCGCCCCGGGCGCCGGGTCtccccccgggcccccgggTCGCCCGGGGCATCGGGGCTCGCCGGCCGGGCCCCGGGCTCGGGGCCCCCGCCGGGTTTGCCATcgggcatcgggtctcgccgccgGGCCGGGCCCGGGGCTCGCCGGCGCCCGCCCCTCGCCCCCCGGGATCGCGTCCGCCCGGGATCGGGGCcgcccggcatcgggtctcgcccccatcgggtctcgcccggccCGGGTTTGCCGGGCCCGGCCCCCGGTCGGGCCCCGCCCGGGATCGGGTTTGCCGGGGGCCCCGGGCtcgccccggggccccggggctcgCCCGGCCCGGGTCCCGGGATGGGGCTCGCCCCGGGATCGCCCCCGGGGCCGGGTCTCGCCCCCCCCGGGGCCGGGTCTCGCCCGGCATCGGGTTCCCCCCGGCCGGGCCCCCGGGTCTcgccgggatcgggtctcgcccaTTTTGGCATCGGGGCTCGcccgcatcgggtctcgcccggccCCGGGGCtcgcccggcatcgggtctcgccggggccccggggcttccccccggggcccccgggaTCGGGGCTCGCCCCGGGCCCCCGGGTTtgcccggcatcgggtctcgccgggatcgggtctcgccggcccGGGTCTCGCCCCGCCGGGTTTGCCGGGGCCCCGGGTTTGCCCGGCCCGGGTCTCGCcgccggggccccggggctcgCCATCGGCGCCGGGTTTGCCATGGCCCGGGTCTCGCCGGGATCGGGTTTGGGCCGGGGGCCTCGCCCCGGGCCCGGGTTTgccggggccccggggctcgCCCCGGGTtcgcccggcatcgggtctcgccggcgccCCGGGGCTCGccccgggatcgggtctcgccggcatcggggctcgccgggatcgggtctcgccggggcCCCGGGTTTTTcgccgggatcgggtctcgcccggccGCCCCATCGGGGCCCCCGCATCGGGTCCGCCCGGCATCGGGTCCCCCCGGCCCGGGTCCcgccggggccccggggct
The genomic region above belongs to Pseudoliparis swirei isolate HS2019 ecotype Mariana Trench chromosome 9, NWPU_hadal_v1, whole genome shotgun sequence and contains:
- the LOC130199952 gene encoding collagen alpha-1(I) chain-like, which translates into the protein MGGPGGETRSRGETRRADRGPGGDPAASPIPGRDPGRADPAGETRGPGGRPDPGARPDPGRAPGGAPMPGETRCPGRDPGRARPGPGGGPDPGGAWGARGETRAGRKPGGGPRPGGRRRDPGRRDPMRRDPIPGQPRARGEPRGPRGKTRAGRAPGPRRDPGRGDPMPGGPDAGAPMGRPDPIPGRAPGRRRDPMPGEPGASPGAPANPGPGRGPRPKPDPGETRAMANPAPMASPGAPAARPGPGKPGAPANPAGRDPGRRDPIPARPDAGPGGPAGGNPMPGETRPRGGRDPAPGAIPGRAPSRDPGRASPGAPGRARGPRQTRSRAGPDRGPGPANPGRARPDGGETRCRAAPIPGGRDPGGRGAGAGEPRARPGGETRCPMANPAGAPSPGPGRRAPMPRATRGPGGRPGARGEPRARASPGAPGRPGAPGRDPGAPGAPGGPAANRSRKPDPGGPGRAPGPADPIPGGAPGPRGETRSRASPGPGPGARPGPGARPGPADPMRADPMPGETRAGRDPGAGAGPGAGPGSRRDPAPGQNAEPRARGEPRGPGASPDARRGAPRGPGASPGPGPGGEPRSRARPGPGGPGGDPMRGRGRGEPGGPDAGQTRGRAPIPATRPPANPAPGVGGPDAGGTRGARPGRDPAGANPMPADPGRARPDPRANPGRRGPRGPGREPGGPGPGETRSRRTRCRGSPGAPRRAPGAGERDPGKPGAPGKPGAPGRDPAGAPARRAPGPRAPGPRRDPGRASPGPGPRGPGRDPIPGASPGGRGETRGPARPDPGGSPERRRDPIPASPDAGKPDPGGPDAGRAPARPARPGGETDPGARPDPGETRSRARTGGRARPMPARPGPGETPGGGARARPGRWGPGPGEPRGPRPGRDARADPIPGREGAPARPGGRGASPGPGGEPRPRGTRGPGRDPMPGPGETIPGETRSRGEPRARPARPDARWGGPDAGRDPGRARPDAGETRPGADPIPGRDPGARARPDPGEPRAGEPLGQPRPGPMARPDPGETRCRASPGPVISPEGGPSRARPDPGAADPKWGANPGAGRRPDAASPDPGARPARDPMPTPARPGPPGDGGKTRAPKTPHPGGGAPGSRGKKKPSRAKPPIRRDRPRDPGAAKPDSRRTPPGRAPPRRPGRRKPGPAGELAEAPKKGPGRKTPNAGAPGRRRDPIPGENAGDPGGAPIPGRDPMPARPGGPGPKTGPARGRPNPPLPRAPGRGRDPAAGPKKDPFCRRRKKRRPPNPPPAAEGRRARHRAPMPGNPCRTRIPAGQVAQKGPETRGEKPPKSFCPRAGETRAQKTQRIRQPPGQTQSGAPGRQPQFPRPGPGAQSNQGGL